A stretch of the Corylus avellana chromosome ca6, CavTom2PMs-1.0 genome encodes the following:
- the LOC132183574 gene encoding histone deacetylase 2-like, which translates to MSSSSSSSPSTSDEETLRRSRILKSKLYLDVPLPKVPIVYSASYDIAFLGIEKLHPFDSSKWGRICQFLISDGALDKKCIVEPLEASKDDLLVVHPESYLNSLKSSVNVARIIEVPLVALLPNCLVQQKVLCPFRNQVGGTILAAKLAKERGWAINVGGGFHHCSGEKGGGFCAYADISLCVHYAFVQLNISRVMIIDLDAHQGNGHELDFAGDRRVYILDMYNPGIYPFDYEARRYIDQKVEVMSGATTNEYVKKLDEALEVAARMFDPELVVYNAGTDILDGDPLGRLKISPNGIANRDEKVFRFARERNIPIVMLTSGGYMKSSARIIADSVINLSQKCLIDMGKNGA; encoded by the exons AtgtcttcttcctcctcatctTCTCCATCCACAAGCGACGAGGAAACTCTCCGGCGCAGCCGAATTCTCAAGAGCAAGCTATACCTTGACGTTCCTCTCCCAAAG GTTCCAATTGTTTACTCGGCGTCGTACGATATAGCTTTTCTTGGCATCGAGAAGCT GCACCCATTTGATTCATCTAAATGGGGTCGCATATGTCAATTCCTCATCTCTGATGGTGCTCTGGACAAAAAGTGTATTGTTGAGCCTCTGGAAGCTTCAAAGGATGACCTCCTTGTG GTACATCCAGAATCGTACTTGAATAGTCTAAAGAGCAGTGTAAATGTTGCCAGGATAATTGAG GTCCCTCTTGTTGCACTACTTCCCAACTGTCTTGTGCAGCAGAAAGTTCTTTGCCCATTTCGCAATCAG GTGGGAGGGACTATTTTGGCAGCAAAGCTTGCAAAAGAGCGAGGATGGGCCATCAATGTTGGAGGAGGTTTTCATCATTGTTCTGGGGAAAAAGGAGGTGGATTTTGTGCTTATGCAGATATTTCTCTTTGCGTGCACTATGCCTTTGTACAGTTAAATATATCAAG GGTGATGATAATTGATCTTGATGCACATCAAGGAAATGGCCATGAACTGGATTTTGCCGGTGACA GACGAGTCTATATTCTGGATATGTACAACCCGGGAATATATCCATTT GATTATGAGGCAAGGAGATACATTGATCAGAAGGTTGAAGTAATG AGTGGGGCCACAACAAATGAGTACGTGAAGAAATTAGATGAAGCACTTGAG GTTGCTGCGAGAATGTTTGATCCTGAGTTGGTGGTTTACAATGCTGGAACTGATATTCTAGATGGTGATCCACTAGGCAGGCTGAAG ATCAGTCCTAATGGGATTGCCAACAGAGATGAGAAAGTTTTTAGGTTTGCTCGTGAGAGGAACATACCTATTGTCATGCTCACatcag GTGGTTACATGAAGTCAAGTGCCAGAATCATAGCAGATTCCGTTATAAACTTGTCACAGAAATGCCTGATAGATATGGGTAAGAATGGCGCATGA